The proteins below are encoded in one region of Apium graveolens cultivar Ventura chromosome 4, ASM990537v1, whole genome shotgun sequence:
- the LOC141721714 gene encoding uncharacterized protein LOC141721714 has product MELKISTCDDHCVLVRVHSFLYIKIILVLVWIVAGYTVSQEQELLWQESEQASKKNIISHSCIHDQIIEQRKRLGFKVYSISPQVYEEHRISSPIQRKGRALLNASDFTGMQDNSKKPIRIHLNYEAVGHSPDRDCRNVGDIVKLGEPAMTSYFGMPSCNPHNDPPVSTDCLYNCSLDDIAGEDQKYRLRKALGKAADWFRRALAVERVRGNLQLSGYSACGQDGGVQLPRKYVEEGVADADLILLVTTRPTPGNTLAWAVACERDQWGRAIAGHVNVAPRHLTAELETLLSATLMHEVMHVLGFDPHAFTHFRDERRRRHIQVIEQVNDEKLGRMVTRVVLPRVVMHSRYHFGAFSENFTGLELEDGGGPGTSGSHWEKRLLMNEIMTGSVDTRSVVSKMTLAFLEDTGWYQANYNMAGHLAWGHNQGTTFVTSPCNLWKGAYYCNSTQLSGCTYNREAEGFCPISTYSGDLPQWARYFPEANKGGQSPLADYCTYFVAYSDGSCTDIKSARPPDRMLGEVRGSSSRCMASSLVRRGFVRGSTAEGNGCYQHRCMHNSLEVTVDGIWKVCPKLGGPVQFPGFDGELICPAYPELCNTEPISVPGQCPNSCHFNGDCVDGRCHCFVGFSGHDCSKRYCPGNCNGHGKCLPHGVCECEKGHTGVDCSTAVCDEQCSLHGGVCDNGVCEFRCSDYAGYTCQNSSTISSNLLICKDLLEKDISVQHCAPSESSILQRLEEVAVKPNYYRLLPGRPWKIFNFFRGGDCDGAARRLACWISIQKCDKDGDRDNRLRVCRSACQSYNKACRATLNCLDQTLFSNEDEVEGLCTGYGKLNIQGFSVF; this is encoded by the exons ATGGAGTTAAAGATTAGTACTTGTGATGATCATTGTGTTCTTGTAAGAGTTCATTCTTTCCTTTATATTAAG ATTATATTGGTTTTGGTATGGATTGTTGCTGGGTATACCGTATCCCAAGAACAGGAGTTGTTGTGGCAAGAGTCCGAACAGGCCAGTAAAAAGAACATTATATCGCATTCTTGTATTCATGATCAGATAATTGAACAAAGGAAAAGATTGGGGTTCAAGGTGTACTCTATTTCTCCGCAAGTTTATGAAGAACATCGCATCTCAAGTCCTATCCAAAGAAAAGGAAGAGCATTGCTAAATGCTTCCGATTTTACAGGGATGCAAGACAACTCAAAGAAGCCTATTAGAATTCATTTGAACTATGAGGCAGTTGGTCACTCGCCTGATAGAGACTGTCGAAATGTTGGTGACATTGTGAAG CTCGGAGAGCCTGCCATGACTTCTTATTTTGGCATGCCTTCATGCAACCCTCATAATGATCCTCCAGTCTCTACTGACTGCTTGTATAACTGCAGTTTAGATGATATAGCCGGGGAGGACCAAAAATATCGTCTTCGTAAG GCTCTAGGGAAAGCTGCTGACTGGTTCAGAAGAGCCTTAGCTGTAGAGCGTGTAAGAGGGAACTTGCAGTTGAGTGGATATTCTGCATGTGGACAAGATGGAGGTGTACAGCTGCCACGGAAGTATGTAGAAG AGGGTGTAGCTGATGCAGACTTGATTCTTTTAGTGACCACTAGACCTACTCCCGGCAACACGCTAGCATGGGCAGTCGCTTGCGAGCGTGATCAATGGGGTCGTGCAATTGCTG GACACGTGAATGTTGCTCCGCGCCATTTGACTGCTGAATTAGAAACCTTACTTTCAGCTACGTTAATGCATGAA GTGATGCACGTACTTGGCTTTGATCCGCATGCCTTCACACACTTTAGGGATGAGAGGAGAAGGCGTCACATTCAG GTGATTGAACAAGTAAATGATGAAAAGCTTGGGCGAATGGTAACACGCGTAGTGCTTCCTCGTGTTGTCATGCATTCACGCTATCACTTCGGT GCCTTCTCTGAAAACTTCACCGGCTTAGAGTTAGAAGATGGCGGAGGACCTGGGACTTCAG GGTCTCACTGGGAGAAGAGGCTTTTGATGAATGAAATTATGACCGGTTCAGTGGATACGAGGTCAGTAGTCTCAAAGATGACATTGGCTTTTCTAGAGGATACTGGGTGGTACCAAGCTAATTATAACATGGCCGGTCATCTTGCTTGGGGCCACAACCAAGGTACAACTTTTGTAACCTCCCCTTGCAACCTCTGGAAGGGAGCATATTACTGCAATTCGACGCAGTTATCAGGGTGTACTTACAATAGGGAGGCTGAGGGTTTCTGTCCAATTTCAACTTACAGCGGGGACCTTCCTCAGTGGGCTCGTTATTTTCCAGAAGCTAACAAAG GTGGCCAGTCACCATTGGCTGATTATTGCACTTATTTTGTAGCATACTCTGATGGGTCTTGTACAGATATTAAAAGTGCACGACCACCTGATCGGATGTTGGGTGAAGTGCGAGGGAGTAGCTCAAG GTGCATGGCCTCATCACTAGTACGTAGAGGCTTTGTACGTGGTTCCACGGCCGAAGGAAATGGTTGTTACCAGCACAGGTGTATGCACAATTCATTAGAG GTTACTGTTGATGGCATTTGGAAAGTCTGCCCTAAATTGGGCGGACCAGTACAATTTCCAGGCTTCGATG GTGAGCTAATATGTCCAGCCTATCCTGAACTGTGTAACACTGAGCCGATTTCTGTGCCTGGGCAGTGTCCAAATTCTTGTCACTTCAATGGTGACTGTGTTGATGGAAGGTGTCACTGCTTTGTGGGGTTTAGCGGTCATGATTGTAGCAAAC GTTATTGTCCTGGTAACTGTAATGGCCATGGAAAATGTCTACCACACGGTGTTTGTGAGTGTGAAAAAGGACACACTGGTGTTGACTGCTCTACCG CTGTTTGTGATGAACAGTGCAGCCTTCATGGCGGCGTCTGCGATAATGGAGTCTGTGAGTTTCGGTGTTCTGATTATGCAGGCTACACATGTCAAAACAGCTCCACGATTTCCTCAAATCTCCTGATTTGCAAAGATTTGCTAGAGAAAGATATATCTGTTCAACATTGTGCTCCTAGTGAGTCAAGTATACTTCAGCGATTAGAGGAAGTAGCTGTCAAGCCTAACTACTACCGTTTATTACCTGGCCGTCCTTGGaaaatttttaactttttcaGAGGTGGTGACTGTGATGGAGCTGCTAGGCGGCTAGCCTGCTGG ATATCTATCCAAAAGTGCGACAAGGACGGCGACAGAGATAATAGGCTAAGAGTGTGTCGATCAGCATGCCAATCATATAACAAAGCATGTAGAGCAACACTCAATTGCTTGGACCAAACCCTTTTCAGCAATGAGGATGAAGTTGAGGGCTTGTGCACGGGCTATGGTAAGTTAAATATTCAGGGATTTAGTGTTTTCTGA
- the LOC141717324 gene encoding pathogenesis-related thaumatin-like protein 3.5: MAMLQHLFLLRLLIFFSLGNSVRSTTFTLQNSCSYTVWPGTLSGNGAAVLGEGGFSLAPGASISFPAPPGWSGRFWGRTGCTSTLEGTLNCLTGNCPGGLKCTGGGTPPVTLVEFTLSSPGEMNKDFYDVSLVDGYNVGMGVKPVAGSGDCQYAGCVTDLNTNCPPELSVVNGGVVVACKSACEAFNAQEFCCTGDHATPETCTATQYSAMFKSACPTAYSYAYDDLSSTCTCSGTDYLITFCPTV; encoded by the exons ATGGCTATGCTGCAGCATCTTTTCCTTCTCCGTCTTCTCATTTTCTTCTCCTTAG GAAATAGTGTTAGATCTACTACATTTACACTCCAAAACAGTTGCAGCTACACGGTATGGCCCGGTACACTCTCCGGCAACGGTGCTGCCGTCCTAGGAGAAGGCGGATTCTCATTAGCTCCCGGTGCTTCGATCAGTTTCCCTGCACCACCAGGCTGGTCAGGCCGCTTTTGGGGCCGAACAGGCTGTACTTCAACCTTGGAAGGTACCTTAAATTGCCTTACAGGAAATTGTCCCGGTGGCCTAAAATGTACGGGTGGAGGTACCCCGCCAGTAACCCTAGTAGAATTCACATTATCGAGCCCGGGAGAAATGAACAAAGATTTTTACGACGTGAGTCTAGTAGATGGATACAATGTAGGCATGGGCGTGAAGCCTGTAGCCGGATCAGGAGACTGTCAGTACGCGGGGTGCGTGACGGATCTAAACACGAACTGCCCACCGGAGTTGAGTGTGGTGAATGGCGGAGTTGTGGTGGCGTGTAAGAGTGCATGCGAGGCGTTTAATGCACAGGAGTTTTGTTGCACCGGTGATCATGCGACGCCGGAGACATGCACGGCAACGCAGTACTCGGCGATGTTTAAGAGTGCTTGTCCAACGGCGTATAGTTATGCTTATGATGATTTGTCTAGTACTTGTACTTGTAGTGGAACTGATTATCTCATCACTTTTTGTCCAACTGTGTAG
- the LOC141721715 gene encoding putative galacturonosyltransferase-like 1, whose product MLNQKLPLSLFISFLILLSFSTLTQCTIPTSQTLLNQFKEAPKFYNSPNCRRDHDHDHDDSEGLCYDNAVHVAMTLDAMYIRGSMAAILSVLQHSSCPQNIIFHFVASISANASLLRATIATSFPYLKFRVYHFNDAIMAGLISTSIRSALDCPLNYARSYLSKILPNCVHKIVYLDSDLILVDDIAKLSETPLGQDAVLAAPEYCNANFTSYFTPTFWSNPSLSLTFANRKACYFNTGVMVIDLDRWRLGDYTTKIEEWMELQKRMRIYELGSLPPFLLVFAGNIAPVDHKWNQHGLGGDNFRGLCRNLHPGRVSLLHWSGKGKPWVRLDANRPCPLDALWAPYDLLKPPFSFDS is encoded by the coding sequence ATGTTAAACCAAAAACTCCCCCTTTCCCTCTTCATTTCTTTCCTCATTTTACTCTCCTTCTCAACTCTAACTCAATGTACAATCCCCACCTCACAAACCCTCCTCAACCAATTCAAAGAAGCCCCAAAATTCTACAACTCCCCCAACTGTCGTCGTGATCATGATCATGATCACGACGACAGTGAGGGTCTTTGCTACGACAACGCGGTGCACGTAGCAATGACCCTCGACGCGATGTACATTCGCGGATCAATGGCAGCAATCCTGTCAGTCCTCCAACACTCCTCTTGTCCACAAAACATAATCTTCCACTTTGTGGCTTCCATTTCCGCTAACGCGTCACTCCTACGCGCAACCATTGCGACATCATTCCCGTACCTTAAATTCCGCGTTTATCACTTCAATGACGCGATCATGGCAGGCCTAATATCAACCTCAATCCGATCGGCCCTGGACTGTCCTCTAAACTACGCACGTAGCTACTTATCAAAAATTTTACCAAATTGCGTTCACAAAATTGTCTACCTAGACTCCGACCTAATATTAGTCGACGACATAGCAAAATTATCCGAAACGCCATTAGGCCAAGACGCTGTTCTAGCAGCGCCAGAGTACTGTAACGCAAATTTCACGTCCTATTTCACACCCACATTCTGGTCTAATCCATCACTCTCCCTAACATTCGCTAACCGCAAAGCATGTTACTTCAACACCGGAGTAATGGTGATCGATCTTGACCGATGGCGCCTAGGCGATTACACGACAAAAATCGAGGAATGGATGGAACTACAGAAAAGAATGAGAATCTATGAGCTAGGCTCATTGCCACCTTTTCTGCTAGTTTTTGCAGGGAACATAGCTCCAGTTGATCACAAATGGAACCAGCATGGCCTAGGAGGAGACAATTTTCGAGGTCTTTGTCGGAATTTGCATCCTGGGAGAGTTAGTTTGTTGCATTGGAGTGGCAAAGGAAAGCCTTGGGTAAGACTTGATGCAAATAGGCCATGTCCACTTGATGCATTATGGGCTCCTTATGATCTTTTAAAACCTCCATTCTCTTTTGATTCTTGA